The following coding sequences are from one Plasmodium knowlesi strain H genome assembly, chromosome: 9 window:
- a CDS encoding ribosomal protein S14, apicoplast, putative, with protein sequence MLKFIKFFFVYLILTNAKKVCCTNERYRFPLFLNGSTTFGARRKSQSCVGKITPLYLRKRLNPNDKYTVIKRHEAKVQRNLKRKYLIERYKEKRELLKKYIAEASSPIEYVYWKYKLSSLPRDSCPVRFRNRCAITGRARGYYTFFGLCRHQARALIQKLFFPGFVKACW encoded by the exons ATGTTGAagttcataaaattttttttcgtttaccTGATTTTAACAAACGCTAAGAAGGTCTGTTGTACGAATGAGAGATACCGGTTCCCTTTGTTTTTAAATGGTTCCACAACGTTTGGTGCAAGAAGAAAGAGCCAAAGTTGTGTTGGAAAAATAACTCCCTTATATTTGAGGAAAAGGCTGAACCCTAACGACAAGTACACAGTAATCAAAAGACATGAAGCAAAAGTACAGAGAAATTTAAAGAGGAAGTATCTGATTGAAAgatacaaggaaaaaagagagttactaaaaaaatacatagcAGAGGCGTCCTCCCCTATTGAATATGTTTACTGGAAATACAAGTTGTCTTCTCTTCCCAGGGACTCGTGCCCTGTGAGGTTCCGGAACAGGTGTGCCATCACAG GCAGGGCTCGCGGATATTACACCTTCTTCGGCCTGTGCAGACACCAAGCTCGTGCTCTCATACAGAAATTGTTCTTCCCTGGTTTTGTCAAGGCATGTTGGTAG
- a CDS encoding calcium-binding protein, putative, whose protein sequence is MATRKKERCHKTGKSNKPGFHSAVSDFSNVCDGRADGRADVHGDDHGDVHGDDHGNGDRRGNSVTSRVINSAIFSNQLKEKHEKERGEFLQIAKNEKKWGKEEFVQLSKITDGVQNGYVKDTPCKFKPNKCKKKINVTNVKVHDSSNDKVEKEIDVTELWSYLSHVHNSEGSRLRYKIGQIMDTRNAKGQSEMENGRQGDNNPSRGIDKEEKINYEEYKHMVKYILPSMGENKIKYSWCVLKSNLNCQGEEINYKDFSTFINLKGGNDENSYVNKIVCSKLKNKMLKYNFNPEDVKLKTINYIDNVRLKASEFSKQFKELISQRELADLFKGKDKIKIDDLEKYVTEIIEERGKDVPHSSSGQCWNNSDYSYQSENKSKGAKKREGLTEFNMKAYISTLLTNKDNEVCVDHFIKNLNIDYEMLNSQNKSIKDAYDFYSRNIPPSEVVGELYAEELKKDEIKRAKFLIEEIDYSVRNNFKSNYLGTKKENKKTDSQVSYLSIYEIFKHLDIDKDSYITKEDLRKSFQKLKIKDISNTDVDILLKYIDTEKKGFINVNDFLANYQLEEKSMLNWIKNTNKPYFEFVKNLQRERYNSGRGARERSSSDHVINDRNANIAKKYDDVVANYNLQLDPFCPSYVIRERIRDNFMAKKEDFLNKHLNATRFHLTQYKNTNNLVQPIENSDLYMSENLRFKTTYNYSYNKS, encoded by the coding sequence ATGGcaacaagaaaaaaggaaagatgtCATAAGACAGGGAAATCGAACAAACCAGGTTTCCACTCCGCCGTGTCTGATTTTTCCAATGTGTGCGATGGCCGTGCCGATGGCCGTGCCGATGTCCATGGCGATGACCATGGCGATGTCCATGGCGATGACCATGGCAATGGTGACAGGCGAGGAAACTCGGTCACTTCTCGAGTAATAAATAGTGCCATATTTTCAAACCAACTAAAGGAGAAGCATGAAAAGGAACGAGGGGAATTTCTGCAAATtgcgaaaaatgaaaagaagtgggggaaggaagagtttGTCCAACTTTCTAAAATTACTGATGGTGTGCAAAATGGCTATGTTAAAGATACCCCATGTAAATTTAAGCCTaacaaatgcaaaaaaaaaataaacgtaaCAAATGTGAAGGTACATGATAGCTCAAATGACAAAGTCGAAAAAGAGATTGACGTGACGGAGTTGTGGAGTTATTTAAGTCACGTACACAACTCAGAGGGTAGCAGGCTGAGGTACAAAATTGGCCAAATAATGGACACGCGAAATGCAAAAGGTCAAtcagaaatggaaaatggaagGCAAGGGGACAACAATCCATCCAGAGGAATcgacaaagaagaaaaaattaattatgaGGAATATAAACACATggtaaaatatatacttcCTAGCATGGGGGAGAACAAGATAAAATACTCCTGGTGTGTTTTGAAAAGCAATTTAAATTgccaaggagaagaaataaacTATAAGgatttttccacatttattaatctcaaggggggaaatgacgAAAATAGCTATGTAAACAAAATTGTGTGTAGCAagttaaaaaacaaaatgctaAAGTACAATTTTAATCCAGAGGATGTGAAGCTAAAAACAATTAACTACATCGACAATGTCAGGCTGAAAGCTTCGGAATTTTCCAAACAGTTTAAGGAACTCATATCGCAGAGGGAGCTAGCTGATTTGTTCAAAGGtaaagacaaaataaaaattgacgACCTGGAAAAATACGTCACAGAAATAATTGAAGAACGAGGAAAGGATGTTCCTCATTCATCGAGTGGACAATGCTGGAACAACAGTGATTATTCCTACCAATCGGAGAATAAAtcaaaaggagcaaaaaaacGAGAGGGATTGACAGAATTTAACATGAAGGCTTATATATCCACCCTGTTAACTAACAAAGACAACGAAGTGTGCGTGGATCACTTCATCAAAAATTTAAACATCGACTACGAAATGTTGAATAGCCAAAACAAAAGTATAAAAGACGCATACGATTTCTACTCCAGAAATATCCCCCCCTCGGAAGTTGTAGGGGAGTTATACGCGGAGGAATTGAAGAAGGACGAAATTAAAAgggcaaaatttttaatagaAGAAATAGACTACTCGGTGAGGAACAATTTCAAGTCAAATTATTTaggcacaaaaaaggagaataagaAAACGGATTCGCAAGTTTCGTATTTATCCATTTacgaaatttttaaacatCTAGACATTGACAAAGATAGTTACATAACGAAGGAAGATTTACGTAAAAGTTTccaaaagttaaaaattaagGATATCTCAAATACCGATGTTGACATACTGCTAAAATATATCGatacggaaaaaaagggattcaTCAATGTGAATGATTTTCTGGCAAATTATCAACTTGAGGAAAAGTCTATGCTCAATTGGATTAAAAATACCAACAAGCCATATTTCGAATTCGTTAAAAATTTGCAGAGGGAGAGATATAACTCTGGCAGGGGTGCTCGTGAAAGATCCTCCAGTGACCATGTTATTAACGACAGAAATGCcaatattgcaaaaaaatacgaCGACGTGGTTGCCAATTACAACTTACAGCTGGACCCTTTTTGCCCCTCCTATGTTATAAGAGAGAGAATACGGGACAACTTCATGGCTAAGAAGGAAGACTTCTTAAACAAACACTTGAATGCTACTAGATTCCACTTAACGCAATACAAAAATACCAATAACCTGGTCCAACCAATTGAAAATTCAGATCTTTACATGAGTGAAAATTTGAGGTTTAAAACGACCTACAATTACAGTTACAACAAGTCGTAA
- a CDS encoding sporozoite surface protein essential for liver stage development, putative, with product MSPLVVDTYDCVYLRPQPARTYYYPLGMTWKYVVSSKSTGCFGTTKKYTLTPETYYYPYYYYYVYYTPVESSTVCSSNKKVIKDKKKKKDEDKKELKDESSKEGSEKEEELKKSSGKKKNEYAEGERVVRTYLPVVEPFYYTSSYYVPRAILFP from the exons ATGAGTCCTCTAGTTGTAGATACATATGATTGCGTCTATTtaa gACCGCAACCAGCAAGGACATACTATTACCCCCTAGGCATGACGTGGAAATATGTCGTAAGCTCTAAATCGACAGGTTGCTTTGGCACGACGAAAAAATACACCTTGACCCCAGAGACATACTACTACCCATATTACTATTACTATGTTTATTACACCCCGGTCGAATCGTCCACCGTGTGCTCATCGAATAAAAAAGTAAtcaaagataaaaaaaagaagaaggacgaAGATAAGAAAGAACTAAAAGACGAATCTTCAAAGGAgggaagtgaaaaagaagaagaattaaaaaaaagttcaggcaaaaaaaagaatgaatatGCTGAAGGAGAAAGAGTGGTGAGGACTTACCTACCCGTAGTGGAACCGTTCTATTACACCAGCAGCTATTATGTTCCACGTGCAATTCTTTTCCCATAG
- a CDS encoding ubiquitin-related modifier 1, putative, producing the protein MTKKIELKFLGGLESYLEDKSKNIVTLEIESDKLNFENLIAYIRNHILVDRKDVFADHVICDGMEFCQVLVDNVERKNYNLNEKAKIKPGIIVLINEYDWEIMHMYEYQIKDGDKLCFLSTLHGG; encoded by the coding sequence ATGACGAAGAAAATAGAATTAAAATTTCTGGGAGGACTGGAAAGTTATTTGGAGGATAAGTCCAAAAATATTGTGACGCTAGAAATAGAATCTGACAAgttaaattttgaaaatttaatTGCCTACATAAGAAATCACATCCTCGTTGACAGGAAAGACGTTTTTGCAGACCATGTTATATGTGATGGCATGGAGTTTTGCCAAGTTCTGGTTGACAATGTAGAACGTAAGAACTAcaatttaaatgaaaaagccAAGATAAAACCGGGAATTATAGTCCTCATTAATGAATACGATTGGGAaattatgcacatgtatgaGTACCAGATTAAGGATGGCGACAAGCTCTGCTTCTTGTCAACTTTGCACGGAGGTTGA